From a single Candidatus Polarisedimenticolia bacterium genomic region:
- a CDS encoding DUF4139 domain-containing protein — protein MGTARIRIAPMAAALGLAALATGRAAADEAPQITIYNQDFALVREVRTLRLKEGENEARFGGVPALLEPESVVLRDRQDPKGLRVLAQRHEGDPLSRESLLRKSEGKVVAFLTLNPATGRREIVSGRVLRSGTTPGPEGALSPIVEVDGKIQLSLPGEPLFDAPVAGALLGPALAWDLWSARAGERALELSYLTTGVGWKTTYNAVTSEKGDRFDLSAWVTLANSSGASWDNARIQLMAGEVGRVQGPRARGMVLALESAPAPPQEASERSFDEYHLYALPRPVSLRDGEPRQIELFRGADVPAARLYIYDGAMMGAYMGWDPEMVRTRPDYGTEGGTRVTTMLEFTNSRTAGLGLPMPRGTIKVYRADTDGSRQFIGESLLGHTAENEKVRLLLGNAFDLAGERRQTGYRVDSGKESAEESFELKVRNHKKEPVEVRVVEHLYRWSTWKVLVSSDPYDKLDSRTIEFRVKIPPDGEKTVTYQVRYTW, from the coding sequence ATGGGCACCGCTCGAATCCGCATCGCACCGATGGCCGCAGCACTCGGGCTCGCCGCGCTGGCCACCGGCCGGGCGGCGGCCGACGAGGCGCCGCAGATCACCATCTACAACCAGGACTTCGCCCTCGTCCGGGAGGTGCGGACGCTGCGCCTGAAGGAGGGGGAGAACGAGGCGCGCTTCGGCGGCGTGCCCGCCCTCCTGGAGCCGGAGTCGGTCGTCCTGCGCGATCGGCAGGACCCGAAGGGGCTGCGCGTCCTGGCGCAGCGCCACGAGGGGGATCCCCTCAGCCGCGAATCCCTTCTCAGGAAGAGCGAGGGGAAGGTGGTGGCGTTCCTGACTCTCAATCCGGCCACCGGCAGGAGGGAGATCGTGAGCGGGCGCGTCCTCAGGAGCGGGACGACGCCGGGGCCGGAAGGGGCGCTTTCGCCCATCGTCGAGGTCGACGGCAAGATCCAGCTCTCGCTCCCGGGAGAGCCGCTGTTCGACGCGCCGGTCGCCGGCGCGCTTCTGGGGCCCGCGCTCGCGTGGGATCTCTGGTCGGCGCGCGCCGGGGAGCGGGCCCTGGAGCTCTCCTACCTGACCACGGGGGTGGGGTGGAAGACGACCTACAACGCCGTGACGTCGGAGAAGGGGGATCGTTTCGATCTCTCCGCCTGGGTCACGCTCGCCAACTCGAGCGGCGCCTCGTGGGACAACGCCCGGATCCAGCTCATGGCCGGCGAGGTCGGCCGGGTCCAGGGGCCGCGCGCCCGGGGCATGGTGCTCGCGCTCGAATCCGCTCCCGCGCCGCCCCAGGAGGCCTCGGAACGGTCGTTCGACGAGTATCATCTTTATGCGCTGCCGCGCCCCGTCTCCCTCAGGGACGGCGAGCCGCGGCAGATCGAGCTCTTCCGGGGGGCGGACGTCCCCGCCGCGCGCCTCTACATCTATGACGGGGCGATGATGGGGGCGTACATGGGATGGGACCCCGAGATGGTTCGCACCCGCCCCGACTACGGCACGGAGGGGGGGACGCGCGTGACCACGATGCTCGAGTTCACCAACAGCAGGACGGCCGGGCTCGGACTGCCGATGCCCCGAGGCACCATCAAGGTCTACCGCGCCGACACGGACGGATCGCGCCAGTTCATCGGCGAGAGCCTCCTGGGCCACACGGCGGAGAACGAGAAGGTGCGCCTCCTCCTCGGGAACGCCTTCGACCTCGCCGGCGAGCGCCGCCAGACCGGCTATCGCGTCGATTCCGGCAAGGAGAGCGCCGAGGAATCGTTCGAGCTCAAGGTGAGAAACCACAAGAAGGAGCCGGTGGAGGTGCGGGTCGTCGAGCACCTGTACCGCTGGTCCACCTGGAAGGTCCTCGTGTCGTCCGACCCGTACGACAAGCTCGACTCGCGGACGATTGAGTTCAGGGTGAAGATCCCGCCGGACGGCGAGAAGACGGTGACCTACCAGGTGCGGTACACGTGGTAG
- a CDS encoding cyclophilin-like fold protein, translating to MASERAIRIEADGVRVYAVLDGSPTADAVWDALPIKGSAQRWGEEVYFEVPLDLPLEKGARTEAAVGEIGYWPEGRAIALFFGPTPASTGAAPVAASPVNVFGRITGDATRLTRVRPAAALKLTRLEG from the coding sequence GTGGCTTCCGAGCGGGCGATCCGGATCGAAGCGGACGGTGTGCGGGTGTACGCCGTCCTGGACGGGAGTCCGACGGCCGACGCCGTGTGGGACGCGCTCCCCATCAAGGGCTCGGCGCAGCGCTGGGGGGAGGAGGTCTATTTCGAGGTCCCGCTCGACCTGCCCCTCGAGAAGGGGGCCCGGACCGAGGCCGCGGTCGGGGAGATCGGCTACTGGCCGGAGGGGCGTGCCATCGCCCTGTTCTTCGGTCCGACCCCGGCCTCGACCGGCGCCGCCCCCGTGGCCGCCTCGCCGGTCAATGTCTTCGGGAGGATCACGGGCGATGCGACCCGCCTGACCCGCGTGCGGCCCGCCGCCGCGCTGAAGCTGACCCGCCTCGAGGGGTAG
- a CDS encoding chitobiase/beta-hexosaminidase C-terminal domain-containing protein produces MKRSQALKRLALAAGFVVAAVATAWPAVAQGPLHSVLQIHFENPSGSGMFTRTDSYALPDPAGGTIGDWGGRFWAIQDPVAVAAGVSNPLVVVAYEVLVSPGDSRQSRLAVLRYDGARFTTRQFMNVGLPNSQVYFLKLEILGGIIKLKVYEGINPSGEVTLHHYDWDGISAFIEIFSEPDPLPAPLELLEAAPEGAMHVGLGEGVPFRVTTNSVAPAGSRVHLVDVPGPEFLTVEANPKGGRYVATQAVVLASNSPTATIRYTTDGSDPGGASPIFNPATPIYVMPCDAAGSCQALRTLKFQATEAARPASPIVTETYEVVQAKNADTDGDGLIDIWEAGRCVRFCRRPGACDLAEFEPDHCFDPLVADADVDCDLDGWSDFEEMRLGSNPSCGESIPPPGAEMRQVRFSGTAARPDGIPLAGSQVETLSPRGSDLLLLPVPPPDPPAPRPATGANGIFSQVPTRGEADLILRIADQGEPRVVLHRLVPFFAWSSLLPRRIFADGEFIGADDWFMKYAMALQYVIDRPGIAVDARASAMLQMLEHAIETPLPALALDYTGIPIADVDRPPLGNFPGAEDHDFDPDGSGPLAPDGLYARNDLILGQRGRGLTGRQAEVLRHATHLGLLGATLLEAAEDPLNPTYGDWVAFAEDIVRAVPTPLADGYFGTSDEAMTKALDGAPLDDDLLAALADPPADPSVLVGAANAAAATTLSIYGRIVARAEEAVYETGDAFASGGFYRGIVADVVAERAGDLAALADITAGAEQVARAVEEARAMAGDGGAAAGGAASLAAVEGLEPGQRAASLMAGPQVTAAALVNLRAGVGVLAAALDEANGDPAALANLDARIAELVYRIVRASGDPTALAQLEADAGEFLLPDLRPPVVTASPAGSLFTGVLSVTLRSDEPATIYYTLDGSIPLPGGSGTFSGPNSVVIVLTMDTVVSFFARDPFLNDSSAVQATYRRDGDADGIADAFDNCPLVANAGQQDFDGDLLGDACDPNDDNDPLDDFADCRPLDPTLWSAPGESSLTLSFLDQATLAWTSLAGASGPATVYDLVRGPLSDLHGGQPAGSEFAGAACLRNDFASPPLTTTDTELPARGQGFYYLLRGDNACGMGSYGRRSDGSERVILACP; encoded by the coding sequence ATGAAGAGGTCGCAGGCGTTGAAGAGGCTCGCTCTCGCCGCAGGGTTTGTGGTCGCGGCCGTCGCCACCGCCTGGCCCGCCGTGGCGCAGGGCCCGTTGCATTCTGTCCTGCAGATCCATTTCGAGAACCCGAGCGGCAGCGGGATGTTCACCCGCACCGACTCGTACGCCCTGCCCGATCCGGCCGGCGGCACGATCGGCGACTGGGGTGGCCGCTTCTGGGCCATCCAGGATCCGGTGGCGGTCGCCGCGGGGGTGAGCAATCCGCTCGTCGTGGTGGCCTACGAGGTCCTGGTCTCCCCGGGGGACTCCCGCCAGAGCCGGCTCGCCGTCCTGAGATACGACGGCGCCCGGTTCACGACGCGCCAGTTCATGAACGTCGGGCTTCCGAACAGCCAGGTCTACTTCCTGAAGCTCGAGATCCTGGGAGGGATCATCAAGCTGAAGGTGTACGAGGGGATCAATCCCTCGGGCGAGGTCACGCTGCACCACTACGACTGGGACGGGATCTCCGCCTTCATCGAGATCTTCAGCGAGCCGGACCCGCTTCCGGCGCCACTCGAGCTCCTGGAGGCCGCGCCGGAGGGGGCGATGCATGTCGGCCTCGGCGAAGGCGTCCCGTTCCGCGTGACCACGAACTCCGTCGCACCGGCAGGCTCGCGCGTCCACCTGGTCGACGTCCCGGGGCCGGAGTTCCTGACCGTCGAAGCGAACCCGAAGGGGGGACGCTACGTGGCGACGCAGGCCGTCGTCCTGGCCTCGAATTCGCCGACGGCGACGATCCGGTACACGACGGACGGCAGCGATCCCGGCGGGGCCTCGCCGATCTTCAATCCCGCCACTCCGATCTACGTCATGCCGTGCGACGCGGCCGGGAGCTGCCAGGCGCTGCGGACCCTGAAGTTCCAGGCGACCGAGGCGGCGAGGCCCGCGAGCCCCATCGTGACCGAGACCTACGAGGTGGTCCAGGCGAAGAACGCCGACACCGACGGGGACGGCCTGATCGACATCTGGGAAGCGGGTCGCTGCGTGCGCTTCTGCCGCCGGCCGGGAGCCTGCGATCTGGCGGAGTTCGAGCCCGATCACTGCTTCGATCCGCTGGTGGCGGACGCGGACGTCGACTGCGATCTCGACGGATGGAGCGATTTCGAGGAGATGCGGCTGGGGAGCAATCCGTCCTGCGGCGAATCGATCCCGCCCCCGGGAGCGGAGATGCGCCAGGTCCGCTTCTCGGGGACGGCCGCGCGGCCGGACGGCATCCCGCTCGCCGGCTCGCAGGTCGAGACGCTCTCCCCCCGCGGCTCCGACCTTCTCCTCCTGCCGGTCCCGCCGCCCGACCCGCCCGCCCCGAGGCCGGCGACCGGCGCGAACGGGATATTCAGCCAGGTGCCGACGCGGGGCGAGGCGGATCTCATCTTGAGGATAGCGGACCAGGGGGAGCCCCGGGTGGTGCTCCACCGCCTGGTGCCGTTCTTCGCCTGGTCGTCCCTGCTGCCGCGCCGTATCTTCGCCGACGGCGAGTTCATCGGCGCCGACGACTGGTTCATGAAGTACGCCATGGCGCTGCAGTACGTCATCGACAGGCCGGGGATCGCCGTCGATGCCCGCGCCTCGGCCATGCTCCAGATGCTGGAGCACGCGATCGAGACGCCCCTTCCCGCGCTGGCTCTGGACTACACGGGCATCCCGATCGCCGACGTCGACCGGCCGCCGCTCGGCAATTTCCCCGGCGCGGAGGATCATGACTTCGATCCCGACGGTTCCGGCCCGCTCGCTCCGGACGGACTGTACGCGCGCAACGATCTGATCCTCGGGCAGCGAGGCCGGGGCCTGACGGGCCGGCAGGCCGAGGTCCTGCGGCACGCGACGCATCTGGGGCTCCTGGGTGCGACGCTTCTGGAAGCGGCCGAGGATCCGCTCAACCCGACCTACGGCGACTGGGTCGCCTTCGCGGAGGACATCGTCCGGGCCGTCCCGACGCCCCTGGCCGACGGCTACTTCGGGACGAGCGACGAGGCTATGACCAAGGCGCTCGACGGAGCGCCGCTCGATGACGATCTCCTCGCGGCCCTCGCCGACCCGCCGGCGGATCCTTCCGTCCTGGTCGGGGCTGCGAACGCGGCCGCCGCAACCACCCTCTCCATCTACGGACGGATCGTGGCGCGAGCCGAGGAGGCCGTCTACGAGACCGGGGACGCCTTCGCCTCGGGGGGGTTCTACCGCGGCATCGTCGCCGACGTCGTCGCGGAGCGTGCGGGCGATCTCGCGGCCCTGGCCGACATCACCGCTGGCGCCGAGCAGGTGGCGCGGGCCGTGGAGGAGGCGCGGGCCATGGCGGGGGACGGAGGAGCGGCTGCGGGAGGAGCGGCGTCCCTGGCCGCCGTCGAGGGCCTCGAGCCCGGGCAACGGGCCGCCTCCCTCATGGCCGGGCCGCAGGTCACCGCGGCGGCACTCGTCAACCTGCGCGCCGGCGTGGGCGTCCTGGCGGCGGCGCTCGACGAGGCCAACGGAGATCCGGCGGCCCTCGCCAACCTGGACGCGCGGATAGCCGAGCTGGTGTATCGCATCGTTCGTGCGTCCGGCGACCCCACGGCCCTGGCGCAACTCGAGGCGGACGCCGGTGAGTTCCTCCTGCCGGACTTGAGGCCGCCCGTGGTCACGGCGTCACCCGCCGGATCCCTGTTCACGGGTGTCCTGAGCGTCACGCTCCGTTCCGACGAGCCGGCGACGATCTACTACACTCTCGACGGATCGATACCGCTCCCGGGCGGGAGTGGCACCTTCAGCGGACCGAACAGCGTCGTCATCGTCCTCACCATGGATACGGTCGTCTCCTTCTTCGCGCGCGACCCGTTCCTGAACGACTCGTCGGCGGTCCAGGCCACCTACCGTCGCGACGGCGACGCCGACGGCATCGCCGACGCGTTCGACAACTGCCCGCTGGTCGCGAACGCGGGGCAGCAGGACTTCGACGGCGATCTCCTGGGGGACGCCTGCGATCCGAACGACGACAACGATCCGCTCGACGACTTCGCCGACTGCCGGCCGCTCGATCCGACCCTGTGGTCCGCCCCGGGGGAATCCTCCCTGACCCTCTCGTTCCTCGACCAGGCGACGCTCGCCTGGACTTCGCTGGCCGGGGCGTCGGGTCCGGCCACGGTGTACGACCTGGTCCGCGGGCCCCTCTCGGATCTGCACGGCGGCCAGCCAGCCGGGAGCGAGTTCGCCGGCGCCGCCTGCCTGCGGAACGATTTCGCGAGCCCGCCGCTCACGACCACCGACACCGAGCTCCCGGCGCGGGGACAGGGCTTCTACTACCTCCTCCGCGGCGACAACGCCTGCGGCATGGGGAGCTACGGGCGCCGCTCGGACGGCAGCGAGCGGGTCATCCTGGCGTGTCCGTAG
- a CDS encoding integrin alpha: MFQTSIRLKRSSLVVAVAVFLGARSSALADLRPGDWLTRAQEEIRRSEYGFSPLGDGAWAAPNRAQNLRSRLGADGLEVAVRMPAGGGDGWAFRLRLSRFGRAGALETVENAPPILASDRIELHREALALVEWYLNDARGIEQGFTVGKAPEGGTGPIVLEMAFPGEATTRMEDGGGTVAFTPAPGGPVLRYGGLAAWDAAGRALASGMDLRPGRLRLHVDDSGAIYPITIDPLLTNPAWTTEGNQGGAQLGLSVASAGDVNGDGFDDVIVGAYMYDGGELNEGKVFVYHGSVLGLSASADWTAEGNQANAQLGRAVASAGNVNGDCCDDIIVGVPFYDIGPVAGNDRGLALVWHGSLAGLGDPGTPTNADWGAESGQNSSQFGWSVASAGDVDGDGFDEVLVGAPLYETPAAGTDDEGRAFLYRGLAGGLSPGPVWIAESNQLGAQFGYSVASAGHVDFGPFADIVIGAPLFDAVAGDNKGAAFVWEGSPGGPAIPGIPGTASWSALGEDGDRYGWSVASAGDVNGDGFGDLIVGAPQADVPDADTNEGRAFVYLGAPGGLVPAAPAAWTVQSNQLNAQLGYSVASAGDVDDDGYDDVILGAPFYDDTLGANSGQAFLWHGSAADLGVDGTPTNAHWFATVQAGAQFGISVASAGDVNGDDNADVLVGASFYRAPELSEGGAFVYLGFDPPVYLEFGPKGDPRRVEAVVTGYSSVGYLPASQYLVSGSATVKMGNCAVPAACTRSFSFAALTVTRDAADTALNGKPAFRVVAGSATVSAPLDPIIFPAADDLDIRLHSFTLGPSGAASLPGVVGPPRLGMWLKLPDSLTSAGGEDLPFPPVLLEQDLDFAISIALDPALFYIAPKDYPFQIRPQAGTSVVLTRSRAELGLSDLVFPEKERGEEIAPGQTRCDVSGACGSADDANDGIFGLGWSVNSPATPYFVRSGLRATLSSAPAGATYALLFPAGASIGLSAGSSIEFTDTEPGGGSLSGTLTLTLHTGDVIAEAALDGYLIHDDCTGQRSISLAFIGGTLLPGGELRIPPPGLSGLSELFWGDTGNWDDPDLRDPRGFFAGGLGPDSLSFFAPGTVARIGVTEPTVQDHLLARQGGGPTDEPGIYAGLNIDLTAAAGTVGIDTTCPPPDPPASPHSFTASSDRTQLYVRRSGVSGIADAGTLALPGVDFPYMGYRMTLGRFGASILDNIPLAAGSGLVVNSIVIPSPSDVRFTFSSPTSVDGCANLGENGLGQMADAGDPKVLACWQADIVPRAARLDVADCAGGPCSPVIPANCPDLLCEQLRYLRVSAEAPLDLQSQILGVPDPPPPASDRFEDMVPMDFTPEPEGPLACSDIILTGSHGSIRNKLEKDHGFDIDLMHASLEPRNPSCGGAGAGRGPGASPSVIDADTPRYDVTGEILVPFYDAPDSCIRVTQGGGVDTFGDCGAFDSVANKVHVSRRILAGLVNLDFDLKYMPPIRDVGSVRDTAARFVSESGVLDFKFFKLPALVKLFGDNASLGDFSPDEFLPRLRPELYLGFLSDLALYTEATENPSVCDSDCTGFLNGMMKFENLDLPGEIPSDAGELVPALKAGAARLGLPASFNLRSYAAGAMRDAVSDLLPADVVRAAGRVKGVINGIRDVASVAQQPFKVLNLSGPGAFRLGQGASVARDFAIDTLNIDADVDILGFLNFKGFVNFNSHTANTEDEFGAEDTADVTVGAHNVDLGWAIDGVRAKTVQATFRFDPPTFAEPDRFRVWGFDGEIDLSGVKFGEVEFDELGFCLGMGDPDKDVSGDDYYYLAGMGRGKYKAVTASGGFFLGKSVDIAPIQRIDPEVGEVLEGLDTLTGIYARAEASFPVMGGPECVPYRLNAGGGAAFWLFEEGPTFGAKIRAYATGSLVCAVTARADLTLLGGLTDDVWHLGGYGFLAGGVGWCEPNDWDTRRDVLNDDWCLSCVMDGEFSTDSQSGTIDGDLNGPDCSGP; this comes from the coding sequence ATGTTCCAGACATCCATCCGGCTCAAGCGCTCGTCCCTGGTCGTCGCGGTGGCCGTGTTCCTCGGCGCCCGATCGAGTGCGCTCGCCGACCTCCGCCCGGGAGACTGGCTGACGCGAGCCCAGGAGGAGATTCGCCGGTCGGAGTACGGGTTCTCCCCCCTCGGGGATGGAGCCTGGGCGGCACCCAACCGAGCCCAGAACCTCAGGTCGCGCCTCGGCGCGGACGGCCTCGAGGTCGCCGTCCGGATGCCCGCCGGCGGCGGGGACGGATGGGCGTTCCGGCTGCGCCTGAGCCGCTTCGGCCGCGCCGGCGCTCTCGAGACCGTCGAGAATGCGCCGCCAATCCTCGCGTCGGACCGGATCGAACTGCACCGGGAGGCCCTGGCGCTCGTCGAGTGGTATCTCAATGACGCGAGAGGGATCGAGCAGGGGTTCACCGTCGGAAAAGCTCCTGAGGGCGGAACGGGGCCGATCGTCCTCGAGATGGCCTTCCCCGGTGAGGCGACGACCCGAATGGAGGACGGCGGCGGCACGGTCGCCTTCACTCCGGCCCCGGGGGGGCCGGTGCTGCGCTATGGAGGTCTCGCCGCCTGGGACGCGGCCGGCCGGGCTCTCGCGTCCGGCATGGACCTGCGTCCGGGCAGGCTCCGCCTGCACGTCGATGATTCCGGCGCGATCTACCCGATCACCATCGATCCCTTGCTCACGAATCCCGCGTGGACCACGGAGGGGAACCAGGGGGGCGCCCAGCTCGGCCTCTCGGTCGCCTCGGCCGGGGACGTCAACGGCGACGGCTTCGATGACGTCATCGTGGGCGCCTACATGTACGACGGCGGCGAGCTCAACGAAGGAAAGGTCTTCGTCTACCACGGCTCCGTCCTGGGGCTGTCCGCCAGCGCCGACTGGACCGCCGAGGGCAACCAGGCCAACGCGCAGCTCGGCCGGGCGGTGGCGTCGGCGGGGAACGTCAACGGCGACTGCTGCGACGACATCATCGTCGGCGTCCCGTTCTATGACATCGGGCCGGTCGCGGGGAACGACCGTGGGCTGGCGCTCGTCTGGCATGGCTCCCTCGCGGGGCTTGGAGATCCCGGGACCCCGACCAACGCCGATTGGGGGGCGGAGAGCGGTCAGAACAGCTCCCAGTTCGGCTGGTCGGTGGCCTCGGCGGGGGATGTCGACGGCGACGGGTTCGACGAGGTTCTGGTCGGCGCGCCGCTCTATGAGACCCCGGCCGCCGGAACCGACGACGAGGGGAGGGCATTTCTCTACCGTGGCCTGGCCGGCGGACTCTCCCCGGGGCCTGTCTGGATCGCCGAGAGCAACCAGTTGGGAGCGCAGTTCGGCTACTCGGTGGCCTCGGCCGGCCATGTGGACTTCGGTCCCTTCGCCGACATCGTGATCGGCGCCCCGCTCTTCGACGCCGTCGCCGGCGACAACAAGGGGGCGGCCTTCGTGTGGGAGGGTTCTCCCGGCGGGCCGGCCATTCCGGGAATTCCCGGGACCGCCAGCTGGAGCGCCCTGGGGGAGGACGGCGACCGCTACGGCTGGTCGGTGGCGTCGGCGGGGGACGTGAACGGCGACGGCTTCGGCGACCTCATCGTCGGCGCCCCCCAGGCCGACGTCCCCGACGCCGACACGAACGAAGGGAGAGCCTTCGTCTACCTCGGTGCGCCGGGGGGCCTGGTCCCGGCGGCACCCGCCGCCTGGACCGTGCAGAGCAACCAGCTGAACGCCCAGCTCGGCTATTCGGTGGCGTCGGCGGGGGACGTGGACGACGACGGGTATGACGACGTCATCCTGGGGGCACCTTTCTACGACGATACCCTGGGAGCCAATAGCGGGCAGGCGTTCCTCTGGCACGGCTCGGCCGCGGACCTGGGGGTGGATGGAACTCCGACCAACGCCCACTGGTTTGCAACCGTCCAGGCCGGCGCCCAATTCGGGATTTCGGTCGCCTCGGCCGGGGACGTGAACGGCGACGACAACGCCGACGTCCTCGTCGGAGCCTCCTTCTACCGTGCCCCGGAACTGAGCGAGGGGGGCGCCTTCGTCTACCTGGGATTCGATCCGCCCGTCTACCTGGAGTTCGGGCCGAAGGGGGATCCGCGCCGGGTCGAGGCGGTCGTGACCGGCTACTCTTCCGTGGGCTACCTGCCGGCCTCGCAGTACCTGGTGTCGGGCTCCGCCACGGTCAAGATGGGGAACTGCGCCGTGCCGGCCGCCTGCACGAGATCGTTCTCGTTCGCCGCCCTCACGGTGACGCGCGACGCCGCGGACACCGCCCTGAATGGCAAGCCGGCGTTCCGGGTCGTGGCGGGATCGGCGACCGTGTCCGCGCCTCTCGACCCGATCATCTTCCCGGCGGCCGACGATCTCGACATCCGCCTGCACTCCTTCACCCTCGGTCCGTCCGGGGCCGCGAGCCTCCCGGGGGTCGTGGGGCCGCCCAGGCTCGGGATGTGGCTGAAGCTTCCGGACAGCCTGACGAGCGCTGGCGGCGAGGATCTGCCGTTCCCGCCGGTACTTCTCGAGCAGGACCTCGATTTCGCCATCTCGATCGCCCTGGATCCGGCCCTGTTCTACATCGCTCCGAAGGACTACCCGTTCCAGATCAGGCCCCAGGCCGGCACCTCGGTCGTCCTCACCCGCAGCCGGGCGGAGCTCGGCCTCTCGGATCTCGTCTTCCCGGAGAAGGAGAGAGGCGAGGAGATCGCGCCCGGGCAGACGCGCTGCGATGTCTCCGGCGCCTGCGGGTCGGCGGACGACGCGAACGACGGCATCTTCGGCCTCGGCTGGAGCGTGAACTCGCCCGCCACCCCTTATTTCGTACGGAGCGGCCTGCGCGCCACCCTGTCCTCGGCGCCGGCCGGGGCGACGTACGCGCTCCTGTTCCCGGCCGGGGCGAGCATCGGCCTGAGCGCCGGGTCGAGCATCGAGTTCACGGACACCGAGCCGGGCGGCGGATCGCTCTCCGGCACCCTGACGCTGACGCTTCACACCGGCGACGTGATCGCCGAAGCGGCGTTGGACGGCTACCTGATCCATGACGACTGCACGGGACAGAGATCGATCTCCCTCGCCTTCATCGGCGGGACGCTCCTGCCAGGCGGCGAGCTGCGCATCCCTCCGCCGGGGCTGTCCGGCCTCAGCGAGCTGTTCTGGGGAGACACGGGAAACTGGGACGACCCGGACCTGCGCGATCCGCGTGGCTTCTTCGCCGGGGGGCTCGGTCCGGACTCGCTGTCATTCTTCGCCCCGGGAACGGTGGCCCGGATCGGCGTGACGGAGCCGACGGTCCAGGACCACCTGCTCGCCAGGCAGGGAGGTGGCCCCACGGATGAGCCCGGAATCTATGCCGGGCTCAACATCGACCTGACCGCGGCGGCGGGGACGGTCGGGATCGACACCACCTGTCCGCCCCCCGACCCGCCGGCCTCCCCTCATTCCTTCACCGCCAGCTCGGACAGGACGCAGCTCTACGTCCGCCGCTCGGGGGTCAGCGGCATCGCCGACGCCGGGACCCTGGCGCTGCCGGGGGTCGACTTCCCCTACATGGGATACCGGATGACGCTCGGGCGGTTCGGAGCGTCCATCCTGGACAACATTCCCTTGGCGGCCGGCAGCGGCCTTGTGGTGAACAGCATCGTCATCCCTTCCCCCTCCGACGTCCGATTCACCTTCAGCTCGCCGACCTCCGTCGATGGCTGCGCCAACCTGGGCGAGAACGGCCTCGGCCAGATGGCCGACGCGGGCGATCCCAAGGTCCTGGCCTGCTGGCAGGCCGACATCGTCCCGCGAGCGGCGCGGCTGGACGTGGCCGACTGCGCCGGCGGTCCCTGCTCGCCGGTGATCCCGGCCAACTGCCCCGATCTCCTCTGCGAGCAGCTCCGTTACCTCCGGGTCTCGGCGGAAGCGCCGCTCGATCTGCAATCCCAGATCCTCGGAGTGCCCGACCCGCCACCGCCCGCCTCGGATCGCTTCGAGGACATGGTTCCGATGGACTTCACCCCCGAGCCGGAGGGGCCTCTGGCGTGCAGCGACATCATCCTGACCGGGAGCCACGGGTCGATCCGCAACAAGCTGGAGAAGGACCACGGGTTCGACATCGACCTGATGCACGCCAGCCTGGAGCCGAGGAACCCTTCGTGCGGAGGAGCGGGGGCGGGTCGCGGGCCCGGCGCATCCCCCTCCGTGATCGACGCCGACACCCCGCGCTACGACGTGACCGGGGAGATCCTGGTGCCCTTCTACGATGCGCCGGACAGTTGCATCCGAGTCACCCAGGGGGGCGGCGTCGATACGTTCGGAGACTGCGGCGCTTTCGACAGCGTGGCCAACAAGGTGCACGTCAGCCGGAGGATCCTGGCGGGGCTCGTGAATCTCGATTTCGACCTGAAGTACATGCCGCCGATTCGCGATGTCGGCTCCGTCCGGGACACCGCCGCCCGCTTCGTCTCCGAGAGCGGCGTCCTCGATTTCAAGTTCTTCAAGCTGCCGGCCCTGGTCAAGCTGTTCGGCGACAATGCCAGCCTCGGCGACTTTTCGCCCGACGAGTTCCTGCCGCGCCTGCGGCCGGAGCTCTACCTTGGGTTCCTGTCCGATCTGGCCCTGTACACCGAGGCGACCGAGAACCCGTCCGTCTGCGACTCGGACTGCACGGGGTTCCTGAACGGCATGATGAAATTCGAAAACCTCGACCTGCCGGGGGAAATTCCCTCGGACGCCGGCGAGCTGGTGCCGGCCCTCAAGGCGGGGGCCGCCCGGCTGGGATTGCCGGCGAGCTTCAATCTGCGCTCCTACGCCGCGGGGGCGATGCGCGATGCCGTGAGCGACCTCCTGCCGGCCGATGTGGTGCGGGCCGCGGGCCGCGTGAAGGGGGTCATCAACGGCATCCGGGACGTGGCGAGCGTCGCCCAGCAGCCGTTCAAGGTCCTCAACCTGTCGGGGCCGGGAGCGTTCCGGCTGGGCCAGGGCGCCTCGGTCGCCAGGGACTTCGCCATCGACACCCTCAACATCGACGCCGACGTCGACATCCTCGGCTTCCTGAACTTCAAGGGGTTCGTGAACTTCAACAGCCACACCGCCAACACCGAGGACGAGTTCGGCGCCGAGGACACGGCGGACGTGACCGTCGGGGCGCACAACGTCGATCTCGGCTGGGCCATCGACGGCGTGCGGGCGAAGACGGTGCAGGCCACGTTCCGCTTCGATCCTCCCACCTTCGCCGAGCCGGATCGTTTCCGGGTCTGGGGCTTCGACGGAGAGATCGATCTCTCGGGCGTGAAGTTCGGCGAGGTGGAGTTCGACGAGCTCGGCTTCTGCCTGGGGATGGGGGACCCCGACAAGGACGTCTCCGGCGACGACTACTACTACCTCGCCGGCATGGGGCGCGGCAAGTACAAGGCGGTGACCGCCTCCGGCGGGTTCTTCCTCGGCAAGTCGGTGGACATCGCGCCGATCCAGCGGATCGACCCGGAGGTCGGCGAGGTCCTCGAAGGGCTCGACACGCTCACCGGGATCTACGCGCGGGCGGAGGCCAGCTTCCCGGTGATGGGCGGACCGGAGTGCGTCCCGTACCGCCTGAACGCGGGAGGCGGGGCGGCCTTCTGGCTCTTCGAGGAGGGCCCGACGTTCGGCGCCAAGATCCGAGCCTATGCGACGGGCTCGCTCGTCTGTGCCGTCACGGCGCGGGCCGACCTGACCCTCCTGGGAGGGCTGACCGACGACGTCTGGCATCTCGGCGGATACGGGTTCCTGGCCGGCGGTGTCGGGTGGTGCGAGCCGAACGACTGGGACACCCGCCGGGACGTCCTGAACGACGACTGGTGCCTCTCCTGCGTCATGGACGGTGAGTTCAGCACCGATTCGCAGAGCGGCACGATCGATGGAGATCTCAATGGCCCCGACTGCAGCGGTCCTTAG